The genomic region GGACAATTGGCCTTCCTGCGCGAACAGGGCTGCGATGAAGTGCAAGGCTATTATTTCAGCCAGGCCTTGCCTGCCGACCAGTTCGAACTGTTTATCCGAGATTGGCAATCCGCCTGAAATCCGCAAACAACTACGGCATTCCCCTGGATCCCCGCCATTTCACGCTTTCAAACACAATGAACGAGGCGGCCCCGATGCCGAATGCGGTCAGCCAATATCCCCAGGCGAGCGGCGCAAAAGCAAATACCTGTGCAACAGCCGGTACCCAGGTGACAACAACCAGTGCAAGCAGCGTACCGGCCAGCACCCAGCAGGTGGCCCGATTGCCGCCGCGTAACGCCCGCCACGGCCCGGGCAGCAGCGAACGGCTACTCAATATCAGGACGGCATTGGCGGTTATCAGTGCGACGAAAGTCATGGTGCGCGCCTGTGCCGTATCGATTCCGGCAGCAAGGGCTGCCCAGTAAAGCGATATCACCACAAGCGTGCTGCCCCCCCCAGCAGCATGCTCAGCACTATCTGACGCCCGGTCAGCAAGCGCTCTGTCGGCTTGCGCGGCGGACGGCGCATCACTTCATCGTCAGTCGCTTCCTCTTCGAACACGATCGAACAGGCAGGGTCGATCACCAGCTCGAGGAAGGCGATATGTATCGGCGCCAGCACCAGTGGCCAGCCGAACAGCAACGGTAAAATGGACAGGCCGATAATCGGTACATGCACAGCCAGGGTGTAAATCATGGCCTGACGCAAGTTGGCATAAATCCGCCGGCCCAGCGTGACAGCCTTGACGATGGCGCCGAAATCGTCATCCAGCAGCACCAGCGCGGCTGCTTCGCGCGCCACGTCAGTGCCGCGCTTGCCCATCGCAATGCCGATATGGGCTGATTTGAGTGCCGGTGCATCATTCACCCCATCGCCGGTCATCGCCACGATCTCGCCCTGCGCTTTCAAAGCCTCGACGACAGCCAGCTTTTGTTGCGGCGTCACCCGCGCGAATACGCAAGTGTCAGCCATCTGCGCAACCAGACTGGCGGATGTGCGCTGTTGCAGCTCCACACCCGTCAATATGCGCGTATTGTCGATACCTGCGCTGCCCGCAATCGCCAGCGCAGTACGCGGATGATCGCCTGTTATCATCACCACGCGGATGCCCGCCCGCCGGCATTCCTCGACGGCTGCAGGCACTTCCACCCGCAATGGGTCTGCCAGCCCGACCAGTCCGAGCAACTCGAAATCGAAATCATGCTGGATCGCAGGCCATTCGTCCCCTGCATGCACGGCCTTGGCGATTCCCAATACCCTGAGACCGCGATCGGCCATGGCTGCTGCCTGTTGCAGGACCTGCGCACGCGCAGCCTCTGCAAGATGGCACAGATCGGCTATCGCCTCCGGCGCACCTTTGGTTGCCACGGCGTGATGGGCGTGCGCGGGAATGCGCCACAAATGCGACATCGCCAGCATCTTCGGCGTCAGCTCGTATTCGTGTGCCAGCTCCCAATCGGCATGCAGATGTTCGGTATTCGCCAGATAGGCCCGTGCCAAACGGTGGAATGCCTGTTCCATGGGATCGTGCGGCTCAATCTCGCTGGCGAGCACCGCGTATTCGAGCAATTCATGAAACTGCCCGGGCAGCTCGGCGGTGCTGTCCTGCTCGAACCGGGCAACGTCCAGCCATGACTCCCCTACCGCCAGCGCCGCTACTGCCATGCAATTCCGGGTCAGCGTGCCGGTCTTGTCGACGCACAGCACAGTGGTTTTCCCCAGCGTTTCAATGGCGCTGAGGCGCTGGGGCGCTGGGTCAATACCCGCTGTCGCGCTATCCGGCGTGCGCCGAGCGCCAGAAATATGATCAGGATCACCGGGAATTCCTGCGGCAATATACCCATCGCCAGCGTAATGCCGGCGAGCAGGCCATCCAGCCAGCCCCCGCGAAATAATACGAAGAGCGCGGTGACTAGCGCGCACAAACCGATGCCGATGATTGCCAGGCGCTTGGTCAGCGCGCCGATTTCGCGCTGCAATGGCGAAGATTCGGTGGTGATGGTTTGCAGGGATTTGCCGATTTGACCCAACTCTGTCGCCGTGCCGATAGCGGTGACGCGCGCCAGCCCCTGACCGCTGGTCAGCAGCGTACCGGCATAGACGCGATTGGCCGGGCCGGGCTTTGCCGTTGCCACAGTCTTGACCACGGCCACCGACTCCCCGGTCAGCAGCGATTCGTCGACTGCCAGCTCATGCGCAGTAAGGATCAGTGCGTCCGCAGGCACTCTGTCCCCTTCACTCAGCACCAGCACATCGTCGCGCACGACTTCCCGTCCGGCGATACGCATCGGCTTGCCTTCCCGAATCACCAGCGCCCGCGGACTGGCCAGATCACGCAAAGCAGCCAGCGCCTGTTCGGTGCGGCGCTGCTGCAACACGGTAACACTCATGATGACGAACACGAAACCAAGCAGTATCAGCGCTTCATGCACATCGCCCAGCAGCGCATAAATCGATCCCGCCCCCAGCAGCAGAAGAAACATGGGCTCGCGAACGACTTCCAGCACAGTCCTGCGCAAACCATGTTCCTGATCGACCGCCAGTTCATTGCAGCCCTCGGCCAATTGCCTGGATTCCACCTCGGCGACTGTCAGACCGTAAGGAAATTCATTGTTGTCCATCATCGCCCATATCCGCAAAGAGATAACGCATCGCTGCATCAAATCCGGGGTGTATTGCAAATCGCAATTCATCAACTTGATGGCAGGCCTTATTTATTATGGCACCTGTTTTATTCGCCATCACTGGAAAATCCATATTTCATGCCAATATATCACTCGCACTTTGCCGGATGTACATTTGCTGGCTTAGCGCCAATCGAATGAATTTCGTTTGACATCCTTAAAGATGTATATACAATACATTTTATTGGGTTTGCTTCAACCGACACGGCAGACCATCCTGACGGTTTCCTTCGCGTCTGAACGAGGGGGACTATTGATTTGCATGAGGAATAGCGGACATGACTGATAGCATTCTTGGCAAAAACCGGCAGCGTGACTTATATGCTGCCATCGGCAGCGTAAAAATCGCTGCCATAGTGGATGACTTCTACGGGCGCGTGCAGCAACACCCCACCTTGTCCAGGCCATTCAGTATCGTTCAGGACTGGGATGAACATAAACGACACCTCGCCCATTTCTGGTGGATTAGCCTGGGCGGCCCTACCTACCGGCCGGATAAATACCGGGTTGCCGATAAGCACGTCCCGTTGGGCATCACCGCGGAACTGGTCGACGATTGGCTCACGCTGTTCAAAGCCACTTTACAGGATCATTTACCAAGCGAGTTAGCGGAACCGTGGCTGGCCAGGGCAAGCTCAATGGGTGAATCAATCCGCCTGATGGCGGATTTCTATCAGGATCAGTAACCGCGCAGAACAAGCCGGATGATCGCCCTATTGCATTTTTAATCCAGGCAAGGAGGATAAGTACGTGGATGAAAAATTGATTATTTCAGGCAAGGATTCATGCCGTGCAG from Sulfuriferula sp. AH1 harbors:
- a CDS encoding cation transporting ATPase C-terminal domain-containing protein; translated protein: MVISLYWAALAAGIDTAQARTMTFVALITANAVLILSSRSLLPGPWRALRGGNRATCWVLAGTLLALVVVTWVPAVAQVFAFAPLAWGYWLTAFGIGAASFIVFESVKWRGSRGMP
- a CDS encoding HAD-IC family P-type ATPase produces the protein MLCVDKTGTLTRNCMAVAALAVGESWLDVARFEQDSTAELPGQFHELLEYAVLASEIEPHDPMEQAFHRLARAYLANTEHLHADWELAHEYELTPKMLAMSHLWRIPAHAHHAVATKGAPEAIADLCHLAEAARAQVLQQAAAMADRGLRVLGIAKAVHAGDEWPAIQHDFDFELLGLVGLADPLRVEVPAAVEECRRAGIRVVMITGDHPRTALAIAGSAGIDNTRILTGVELQQRTSASLVAQMADTCVFARVTPQQKLAVVEALKAQGEIVAMTGDGVNDAPALKSAHIGIAMGKRGTDVAREAAALVLLDDDFGAIVKAVTLGRRIYANLRQAMIYTLAVHVPIIGLSILPLLFGWPLVLAPIHIAFLELVIDPACSIVFEEEATDDEVMRRPPRKPTERLLTGRQIVLSMLLGGAARLW
- a CDS encoding HAD-IC family P-type ATPase, which gives rise to MMDNNEFPYGLTVAEVESRQLAEGCNELAVDQEHGLRRTVLEVVREPMFLLLLGAGSIYALLGDVHEALILLGFVFVIMSVTVLQQRRTEQALAALRDLASPRALVIREGKPMRIAGREVVRDDVLVLSEGDRVPADALILTAHELAVDESLLTGESVAVVKTVATAKPGPANRVYAGTLLTSGQGLARVTAIGTATELGQIGKSLQTITTESSPLQREIGALTKRLAIIGIGLCALVTALFVLFRGGWLDGLLAGITLAMGILPQEFPVILIIFLALGARRIARQRVLTQRPSASAPLKRWGKPLCCASTRPAR
- a CDS encoding truncated hemoglobin, with the translated sequence MTDSILGKNRQRDLYAAIGSVKIAAIVDDFYGRVQQHPTLSRPFSIVQDWDEHKRHLAHFWWISLGGPTYRPDKYRVADKHVPLGITAELVDDWLTLFKATLQDHLPSELAEPWLARASSMGESIRLMADFYQDQ